A stretch of the Bradyrhizobium arachidis genome encodes the following:
- a CDS encoding RidA family protein — MSGRKSITVPEIAHKLPVPNACRIANIVVSGAIQPTDPATRAIPDDLAAQCANMFKNLKAVIEAAGGTTEDIIKVNVFIRDRNNREPLNVEWLRMFPDPESRPARHAQPLQVEGPALVLCDFMAVIEERQ, encoded by the coding sequence ATGTCTGGCCGCAAGAGCATTACAGTTCCGGAGATAGCGCACAAACTTCCGGTGCCAAACGCTTGTCGTATTGCCAACATCGTCGTCTCGGGTGCGATCCAACCAACGGACCCCGCCACACGTGCCATCCCCGATGACCTGGCCGCTCAATGCGCGAACATGTTCAAGAACCTGAAAGCGGTGATCGAAGCGGCTGGCGGAACGACCGAGGACATTATCAAAGTGAATGTATTCATACGGGATCGAAATAACCGCGAACCGCTGAACGTGGAGTGGCTGCGCATGTTTCCCGATCCCGAGTCCCGCCCAGCCCGACACGCTCAGCCACTTCAGGTGGAGGGACCTGCCTTGGTGCTCTGTGACTTCATGGCCGTCATCGAGGAGCGCCAATAG
- a CDS encoding MFS transporter: MFGWYRELTDRERSTFWSCFAGWAVDAMDAQLFSFALPVLIAAWGMSTAQAGYLATATLLSAAIGGWACGYLADRFGRVRVMQFTILWFSLFTFIAGFTQDFDQLILVRVLQGLGFGGEWAAGAVLMGEIIRPAHRGKAVGCVQSGFGIGWSMAAVLAGVVLALIPHDYGWRILLMIGVLPGLLVLYLRRGLTEPDVYMNTRAALAAANELPGLAAIFRPAILPTTVLSSLLAFGVIGVGGAIVNWLPTFMKTIRQLSPSESGYYVFFVTGGSFAGFLVSAYLSDRLGRRRTFQLFLVCSWIVTVVYMFLPLSGWTLILLGVPFGFFTIGNYAVLGPFFTELFPTAIRANGQSFAYNFGKAVGAAAVSCIGVLAQWITLAEAIGLVALIGYAIALVATLLLPETKGISLTPGLEGEIRPDTRKDLAVAQPGPATP; this comes from the coding sequence ATGTTCGGTTGGTATCGGGAGTTGACTGACCGCGAGCGCAGTACGTTTTGGAGCTGTTTCGCAGGCTGGGCCGTGGACGCCATGGATGCTCAGCTCTTCAGCTTCGCGCTTCCCGTACTTATTGCCGCCTGGGGGATGAGCACGGCACAGGCCGGCTATCTCGCGACGGCCACGCTCCTCTCTGCAGCGATTGGTGGCTGGGCCTGCGGATATTTGGCTGACCGGTTCGGCCGAGTCCGGGTGATGCAATTTACGATCCTCTGGTTTTCGCTGTTCACGTTCATCGCGGGCTTCACGCAAGATTTCGATCAACTCATCTTGGTGCGCGTGCTGCAGGGATTGGGATTCGGCGGCGAATGGGCCGCAGGGGCCGTTCTGATGGGCGAGATCATCCGGCCGGCGCATCGGGGCAAGGCCGTCGGTTGTGTCCAAAGCGGTTTCGGAATCGGCTGGAGCATGGCCGCAGTTCTGGCTGGTGTCGTTCTCGCGCTCATTCCGCACGATTATGGCTGGCGCATACTGCTGATGATCGGCGTCTTGCCCGGACTTCTTGTTCTCTATTTGCGTCGCGGCCTCACAGAGCCAGACGTGTACATGAATACGCGCGCCGCTCTCGCAGCGGCCAACGAACTGCCTGGCCTCGCCGCCATATTCCGGCCCGCCATTCTTCCAACGACCGTCCTGTCGTCACTCCTAGCCTTCGGTGTGATCGGCGTTGGCGGAGCCATCGTCAACTGGCTGCCCACCTTCATGAAGACCATTCGTCAATTGTCACCAAGTGAATCCGGATACTACGTGTTCTTCGTGACGGGCGGCTCTTTCGCTGGTTTCCTGGTGAGCGCCTATCTGTCGGATCGGCTTGGCCGCCGGCGGACGTTTCAGCTGTTCCTGGTCTGCTCCTGGATCGTGACTGTCGTCTACATGTTCCTGCCGCTATCAGGTTGGACGCTGATCCTGCTCGGAGTGCCCTTCGGTTTCTTCACCATCGGCAACTATGCGGTGCTGGGGCCGTTCTTCACAGAGCTGTTCCCGACAGCGATCCGCGCAAACGGCCAAAGCTTCGCCTACAATTTCGGCAAGGCAGTCGGCGCGGCGGCGGTTTCCTGCATTGGTGTGCTCGCCCAGTGGATCACGCTGGCTGAGGCGATCGGGCTCGTCGCCCTGATCGGATATGCCATCGCCCTGGTCGCCACGCTCCTCCTCCCCGAAACAAAGGGCATCAGCCTGACGCCTGGCCTCGAGGGTGAGATCAGGCCCGACACGCGCAAAGATCTGGCGGTCGCTCAACCAGGTCCCGCAACCCCGTGA
- a CDS encoding SDR family oxidoreductase: protein MRLELDGRVVLITGGSKGIGLACARAFGREGARVAIVSRNESNLEQARATLAQDHLAVACFAADLSNSSDAKKVVAEVEEQVGPLAILVNSAGGAKRVPPAELTPEKWRIAMDAKFFSYMNVIDFVLPGMVARGAGAIVNIVGTGGKIASPIHLPGGAANAALMLASAGLAAAWGHAGVRINVVNPGATLTDRVQMSLEAESRLTGKPPEELLQLNQQRIPLGRYANPEEVADAVLYLASARASYVTGASLTMDGGLTPLVV from the coding sequence ATGAGGCTCGAACTGGATGGAAGAGTCGTCCTGATCACCGGCGGCAGCAAGGGTATCGGCCTCGCTTGCGCCCGTGCGTTCGGACGAGAAGGCGCGCGCGTGGCGATTGTGTCGCGCAACGAGAGCAATCTTGAGCAAGCGCGGGCCACGCTCGCCCAGGACCACCTTGCTGTCGCCTGCTTCGCTGCGGATTTGTCCAATTCATCGGATGCCAAGAAGGTGGTCGCAGAGGTTGAGGAGCAGGTTGGTCCTCTCGCCATTCTCGTCAACTCTGCCGGAGGCGCCAAACGCGTTCCCCCGGCGGAGTTGACGCCGGAGAAATGGCGGATTGCCATGGACGCGAAGTTCTTCTCCTACATGAATGTGATCGACTTCGTCTTGCCGGGAATGGTCGCGCGCGGGGCCGGCGCGATCGTCAACATCGTCGGCACCGGCGGCAAGATCGCGTCCCCGATCCACCTCCCGGGCGGAGCCGCCAACGCGGCGCTCATGCTCGCCTCTGCTGGACTTGCGGCGGCCTGGGGGCATGCCGGCGTTCGCATCAACGTAGTCAACCCCGGCGCCACTCTCACCGACCGTGTGCAGATGTCGCTCGAGGCTGAATCCCGGCTGACGGGCAAGCCGCCCGAGGAATTGCTCCAACTGAATCAGCAGCGAATTCCGCTCGGCCGTTACGCCAATCCAGAAGAGGTGGCCGACGCGGTGCTGTACCTCGCCAGCGCCCGGGCTTCGTACGTAACCGGCGCCTCATTGACGATGGACGGAGGTTTGACACCACTCGTCGTCTAA
- a CDS encoding D-2-hydroxyacid dehydrogenase family protein yields the protein MQRLRVAIIDDYQDVVRTLDCFATLRGHEVTIWNDHVDDLDALTERLADADALVLMRERTKVDAALLSRLPKLKLISQNGHVPHIDLEACTHHGVVVCSASGGKPSYCTVELTWGLILAAMRNIPFESEALRSGRWQSTIGLGLRGRTLGIYGFGKLGALVAEIGVAFGMNLLVWGRQGSLDRASAAGYYVATSRQELFEQSDVLSLHLRLNADTTGLIGPDDLARMKPTALIVNTSRAELIAPGALVAALKQGRPGKAAVDVFEREPLTDADDPLRLLPNALCTPHLGYVERDNYEFGYGNAFDQIAAFARRTPINVRNPAVLKQEACT from the coding sequence ATGCAACGGCTGCGCGTTGCCATCATCGATGACTATCAGGATGTTGTCCGGACCCTCGACTGTTTCGCGACACTACGGGGTCACGAGGTCACGATTTGGAACGACCATGTCGACGATCTCGACGCGTTGACCGAGCGTCTGGCTGACGCCGATGCGCTCGTGCTGATGCGAGAGCGCACAAAGGTGGATGCGGCGCTGCTCAGCCGCTTGCCAAAGCTCAAGCTGATCAGCCAAAACGGGCACGTGCCGCACATCGATCTGGAGGCCTGCACGCATCATGGGGTGGTCGTTTGCTCAGCCTCCGGCGGGAAGCCATCCTACTGCACCGTTGAGTTGACCTGGGGCCTCATCCTGGCTGCCATGCGCAACATCCCCTTCGAAAGCGAGGCTTTGCGGTCGGGTCGGTGGCAATCGACGATCGGGTTAGGATTGCGGGGGCGTACGCTCGGTATTTATGGCTTCGGCAAGCTCGGGGCCCTCGTGGCGGAAATCGGCGTCGCTTTCGGAATGAACCTGCTGGTATGGGGTCGGCAGGGCTCGCTCGATCGGGCGTCGGCCGCCGGCTACTACGTGGCGACGAGCAGGCAGGAACTGTTCGAGCAATCGGACGTGCTCAGCCTGCACCTGCGCCTGAACGCCGATACAACAGGATTGATCGGGCCGGATGACCTCGCGCGGATGAAGCCCACCGCGCTGATCGTGAATACCAGCCGGGCGGAGCTGATTGCGCCGGGAGCTCTTGTTGCGGCCCTAAAACAAGGTCGGCCGGGCAAGGCGGCCGTGGACGTCTTCGAGCGTGAGCCGCTCACGGATGCCGACGACCCGCTCCGTTTGCTCCCAAATGCTCTGTGCACGCCGCATCTCGGCTATGTCGAGCGTGACAATTACGAGTTCGGTTACGGCAACGCCTTCGATCAGATCGCGGCATTCGCGCGCCGTACACCAATCAACGTTCGCAACCCAGCCGTGCTCAAACAGGAAGCGTGCACATGA
- a CDS encoding RraA family protein: MDASSVISDIMDEMGITGATGASVLKPTIAGSTMVGPALTVRNIVQREHVYETARGHVNRMAEFEAHNLALPGDVVVIDGVAGISNMGGISAQTGKRQGEVGAIVQGGVRDVGHSRRVGYPIWATEITPVTGKWRIETIEINGDIQIAGVRVSPGDIVVADETGVCFIPLERAPEVLARALEKASSETRKCDAIDAGVSVADLPTNA, encoded by the coding sequence GTGGATGCCAGCAGCGTGATTTCGGACATCATGGATGAGATGGGCATCACCGGCGCGACCGGTGCGTCGGTGCTGAAGCCGACCATCGCGGGCTCGACGATGGTTGGACCGGCGCTGACGGTGCGCAACATTGTTCAGCGAGAGCACGTCTATGAAACCGCTCGCGGGCACGTGAACCGGATGGCGGAATTCGAAGCGCACAACCTCGCACTTCCGGGCGACGTGGTGGTGATCGACGGTGTTGCCGGCATTTCGAACATGGGCGGCATTTCGGCGCAAACTGGCAAGCGACAGGGTGAGGTCGGCGCTATCGTGCAGGGTGGGGTCCGCGATGTAGGTCACTCCCGGCGTGTCGGCTATCCCATCTGGGCCACCGAGATCACGCCCGTGACCGGCAAATGGCGAATCGAGACCATCGAGATCAACGGCGACATTCAGATTGCCGGCGTGCGCGTCTCGCCGGGCGATATCGTCGTCGCCGATGAGACGGGTGTGTGCTTCATCCCGCTCGAGCGGGCACCGGAGGTGCTGGCGCGCGCACTCGAGAAGGCGTCGTCCGAGACTCGGAAATGTGACGCGATCGATGCTGGGGTTTCCGTCGCCGACCTTCCGACAAACGCCTGA
- a CDS encoding LysR family transcriptional regulator, with the protein MRFDLNLAAVLEAIMMERNVTRAAAALGMSQPAVSNALRRARALAGDRLFLKVAAGMQPTARMLAIWPELHRSLGMIRASITPHHFDPRTETTTFRLAVTDSLAVEAVSAITMRLRAAAPLSRIAFSIHTNANSLAGVERGTLDCAVGMFPALPRHMHVQGVRTDQYICVMRRDHEFAQRLTLERFVAANHVLVTPSGNELGVVDGWLSLQGHARSIVAVVNHFADALRIVAESDLLTCVPQSYVEGYGRALTVKHGLVTCALPFETERILHKMIWHERLHTHPAHQWFRALVADVCELPAAFGDEAVET; encoded by the coding sequence GTGCGGTTTGACTTGAACCTGGCTGCGGTGCTCGAAGCCATCATGATGGAGCGGAACGTCACGCGGGCGGCAGCCGCCCTCGGCATGAGCCAGCCGGCCGTGAGCAACGCGCTGCGACGTGCTCGTGCCTTGGCGGGCGACCGGCTGTTCCTGAAAGTCGCTGCCGGGATGCAACCCACAGCAAGAATGCTGGCAATCTGGCCGGAGCTTCACCGCTCACTCGGGATGATCCGGGCTTCGATCACACCGCACCATTTCGATCCACGCACGGAAACGACCACCTTCCGCCTTGCGGTGACGGACAGCCTAGCCGTCGAAGCCGTCTCCGCCATCACCATGAGGTTGAGAGCTGCGGCGCCGCTGTCCCGTATCGCTTTTTCCATTCACACCAATGCAAATTCCCTGGCAGGCGTTGAGCGCGGGACCTTGGACTGCGCGGTCGGCATGTTCCCCGCCCTTCCCCGGCACATGCATGTCCAGGGGGTTCGCACGGACCAGTACATTTGCGTCATGCGCCGAGACCACGAATTCGCCCAGCGCTTGACTTTGGAGCGGTTCGTCGCAGCTAATCATGTTCTGGTCACGCCATCCGGCAATGAACTGGGCGTGGTCGATGGATGGCTCAGCTTGCAGGGCCACGCACGATCGATCGTTGCGGTGGTCAATCACTTCGCCGATGCTCTGCGAATTGTTGCGGAAAGCGACCTGCTCACCTGCGTGCCCCAGAGCTATGTCGAGGGTTACGGCCGAGCTCTCACCGTGAAGCACGGGCTCGTGACCTGTGCATTACCCTTCGAAACCGAGCGAATACTTCACAAGATGATCTGGCACGAGCGCCTTCACACTCATCCCGCGCACCAGTGGTTTCGCGCGTTGGTAGCCGATGTTTGTGAGCTTCCTGCAGCCTTCGGTGATGAAGCTGTCGAAACTTAG
- a CDS encoding GMC family oxidoreductase: MTVYDYIVVGAGSAGCVLANRLSADPSIRVLLLEAGSSDNNPLFSMPAGFAKMTKGIASWGYSTVPQRHLGGRVLRYTQAKVLGGGSSINAQVYTRGNVRDYDGWAEDGATGWSYADVLPYFKRAEDNQRFVDAYHARGGPLGVSVPVNPLPISEAFLRAGQEYGIPYNPDFNGARQEGVGHYQVTVRDARRCSTATAYLKPIHGRPNLTVLTSAYSTRIVVENGRAVGLEMMRQGQREIVRAEREVILASGAIGSPRLLLLSGIGPADHLSSVGIKPIHDLPGVGENLQDHLDLYAIAECRGDFTYDSYVKLHRTIWAGLEYLLFKRGPVASTLFETGGFWYVEPAARAQEWPDVQFHLGLGSGIEAGVEKLRNAGVTLNSAFLRPGSRGTVRLASGDPFAMPMIDPNYWSDARDRSTAIEGLKMAREILRQPALEPFVMVERMPGVAATSEAALVDYAFRTCKTDHHPVGTCRMGTDQLAVVDPSLRLRGVDGLRICDASVMPRITSSNTNAPTIMIAEKAADLILGKTTFAAPHSANMEPNTSNERLSPKISMKWAVL; the protein is encoded by the coding sequence ATGACGGTTTACGATTACATCGTCGTCGGCGCCGGCTCCGCCGGCTGCGTTCTCGCCAACCGCCTGAGTGCCGATCCGTCGATCCGGGTGCTCCTGCTCGAGGCTGGCAGCAGCGACAACAACCCGCTGTTCAGCATGCCGGCGGGTTTTGCCAAGATGACCAAGGGCATCGCCTCCTGGGGATACTCGACGGTGCCCCAGCGCCACCTTGGGGGCCGGGTGCTGCGCTATACGCAGGCGAAGGTGCTCGGCGGCGGTTCCAGCATCAACGCGCAAGTCTACACCCGTGGAAACGTCCGCGACTATGATGGCTGGGCGGAGGACGGCGCGACAGGTTGGAGCTACGCGGATGTCTTGCCGTATTTCAAGCGCGCCGAAGATAACCAGCGCTTCGTCGATGCCTACCATGCGCGTGGTGGCCCCCTGGGCGTCTCGGTGCCCGTCAACCCCTTGCCAATCAGCGAGGCTTTTCTGCGAGCCGGGCAGGAATACGGAATTCCCTACAATCCCGATTTCAACGGTGCGCGGCAAGAGGGCGTCGGCCACTATCAGGTGACGGTGCGCGATGCGCGGCGGTGCTCGACCGCTACCGCCTATCTGAAGCCAATCCACGGCCGACCGAATCTCACCGTCCTTACCAGCGCCTACAGCACGCGGATCGTGGTCGAGAATGGGCGTGCTGTCGGACTGGAGATGATGCGTCAAGGGCAGCGGGAGATCGTTCGCGCCGAGCGGGAGGTCATCCTTGCGTCCGGCGCCATCGGATCGCCTCGCCTTCTGCTCCTATCGGGGATCGGTCCGGCCGACCATCTGAGTTCAGTCGGCATCAAGCCGATCCACGATTTACCCGGTGTGGGCGAGAATCTTCAGGACCACCTCGACCTCTATGCGATTGCGGAGTGCAGGGGCGACTTTACCTACGACAGCTATGTGAAGCTGCACCGCACGATCTGGGCGGGCCTGGAATATCTGCTGTTCAAGCGCGGACCGGTCGCGTCCACCCTATTTGAGACAGGGGGCTTCTGGTACGTCGAGCCGGCGGCGAGGGCGCAGGAATGGCCGGACGTGCAATTCCATCTCGGGCTCGGCTCAGGAATCGAGGCGGGCGTGGAGAAGCTCCGCAACGCGGGTGTCACGCTCAATTCGGCATTCTTGCGGCCGGGCTCACGCGGCACCGTGCGGCTCGCAAGCGGCGATCCCTTCGCGATGCCCATGATTGACCCGAACTACTGGTCTGACGCGCGCGATCGCTCGACAGCGATCGAGGGGCTGAAGATGGCCCGTGAGATTCTCCGGCAACCCGCGCTCGAGCCATTCGTCATGGTCGAGCGGATGCCCGGTGTTGCGGCCACAAGCGAGGCCGCTCTCGTCGACTATGCGTTCAGGACCTGCAAGACCGATCATCACCCTGTAGGCACCTGCCGAATGGGCACTGACCAACTGGCGGTGGTCGATCCGTCGCTGAGACTTCGTGGAGTCGATGGTCTGCGGATTTGCGACGCTTCCGTGATGCCGCGCATCACGTCATCCAATACGAACGCACCCACCATCATGATAGCGGAGAAGGCGGCAGACCTGATTCTCGGGAAGACGACGTTCGCCGCACCGCACTCGGCAAACATGGAACCTAACACGTCGAACGAACGGCTCAGCCCGAAAATCTCGATGAAGTGGGCTGTGTTGTAG